A window of the Citrus sinensis cultivar Valencia sweet orange chromosome 9, DVS_A1.0, whole genome shotgun sequence genome harbors these coding sequences:
- the LOC127900042 gene encoding uncharacterized protein LOC127900042, producing MHYIHLDENAKSTREMQRRLNPNMKEVVRTEVLKLLDAGIIYPISDSSWDVPFIFNDSCLMAFEKLKQLLTSSPIIQAPNWSLPFELMCDASDYAVGAVLGQRVDRIPHVIYYAKFDLEFKDKKGSENVVADHLSRLHFDTITEPLILNESFPDEQLMSVEVLPWYADIVNYLVTGKLPEHWTKQDKIKFFAEIKNFFWDDPYLFKYCADQIVRRCVPENEIQNILSFCHEQAFAVDYVSKWVEAIPCRTNDHKVVIAFLKSNIVSRFGFPRAIISDGGAHFRNKAFKALLTKYSITHKVATPYHPQTSGQLRSRWSGPFIVHTVFPHGAIEIKDPKNGVTFKVNGQRLKPYLEYQPHEEDTEINLSDPPNLN from the exons atgcattacattcaccttgatgaaaatgctaaatctactagggaaatgcaacgtcggttaaatcctaatatgaaagaagttgttagaacagaagtccttaagctattagacgcaggtatcatttacccaatttctgatagttcatgg gatgtaccttttatctttaatgattcatgtctcatggcgtttgaaaaattaaaacaattgttgacatcatcacccatcattcaggccccaaactggagcttaccatttgagctcatgtgtgatgcatctgattatgcagtaggagcagttttaggacaaagagttgatcgaattcctcatgttatttactatgcta aatttgacttggaattcaaagataagaaagggtcagaaaatgttgtggcggaccatctctctcgtcttcactttgacacaattacagagccattaatattaaatgagtcatttccagatgaacaattaatgagtgtggaagtattaccttggtatgctgatatagttaattatcttgttacaggtaaacttccagagcattggaccaagcaagacaagatcaaattctttgcggaaataaagaatttcttttgggatgacccgtatttgttcaagtattgtgcagaccaaattgttagacgatgtgtcccagaaaatgaaattcagaatatcctttcattctgccatgaacaagctt ttgctgttgactacgtatcaaaatgggtagaagcaattccatgtaggaccaatgatcacaaggtggtaatagcatttttaaaaagcaacattgtttcgcgctttggattccctcgagcgataatcagtgatggtggtgcccactttcgtaacaaagcattcaaagctcttttgacaaagtattcaatcacacacaaagtggcgaccccgtatcatccgcaaaccagtggccaa ttacgctctcgttggtctggcccatttattgttcatactgtttttccacatggggcaattgaaattaaagacccaaagaacggtgtcacgtttaaagttaatggtcaaagattaaagccatatctagagtaccaaccacatgaagaagacaccgaaataaatttgagtgacccaccaaatttgaattga